The following proteins are encoded in a genomic region of Amphiura filiformis chromosome 11, Afil_fr2py, whole genome shotgun sequence:
- the LOC140164442 gene encoding indoleamine 2,3-dioxygenase 1-like, protein MALPFIGGSEAPSSTIQSFDAALGIDPGTEKTEIEKFRGYMPPSHRDFIIALWHGPSIKTYVQSGKNKELQQLYNGCLEALTQFRSCHIQMVVRYLIIFAGKREDNPKFPNAGSHLRQGTETMDFLKNLRDTTKNAGLLD, encoded by the exons aTGGCATTGCCG TTTATTGGGGGAAGTGAAGCACCAAGTTCTACGATTCAAAGTTTTGATGCAGCTTTGGGCATAGATCCTGGAACAGAAA AAACAGAAATAGAAAAGTTTCGTGGATACATGCCCCCATCTCACCGTGATTTCATCATTGCACTGTGGCATGGACCATCGATTAAGACTTACG TTCAAAGCGGTAAAAACAAGGAGCTGCAGCAATTGTACAATGGATGCCTGGAAGCCCTGACGCAGTTCCGGTCATGTCATATTCAAATGGTCGTAAG ATATCTGATCATCTTTGCTGGAAAAAGAGAAGATAATCCCAAGTTTCCAAACGCTGGTTCACATTTGCGGCAAGGCACTG AAACAATGGATTTCCTGAAGAACTTGAGAGATACCACCAAAAACGCGGGTCTTCTTGACTga
- the LOC140164102 gene encoding indoleamine 2,3-dioxygenase 1-like encodes MDDKVLFLSREEQHYIGLAFIGGSEAPSSTIQSFDAALGIDPGTEKTEIEKFRGYMPPAHRDFIIALWHGPSIKTYVESGNNKELQQLYNGCLEALTQFRSCHIQMVVRYLIIFAGKREDNPKFPNAGSHLRQGTETMDFLKNLRDTTKNAGLLD; translated from the exons ATGGATGACAAAGTGTTATTCCTTAGCCGTGAAGAACAGCATTACATAGGCTTAGCG TTTATTGGCGGAAGTGAAGCACCAAGTTCTACGATTCAAAGTTTTGATGCTGCTTTGGGCATAGATCCTGGAACAGAAA AAACAGAAATAGAAAAGTTTCGTGGATACATGCCCCCAGCTCACCGTGATTTCATCATTGCACTGTGGCATGGACCATCGATTAAGACTTACG TCGAAAGCGGTAACAACAAGGAGCTGCAGCAACTGTACAATGGATGCCTGGAAGCCCTGACGCAGTTCCGATCATGTCATATTCAAATGGTCGTAAG ATATCTAATCATCTTTGCTGGAAAAAGAGAAGATAATCCCAAGTTTCCAAACGCTGGTTCTCATTTACGACAAGGCACTG AAACAATGGATTTCCTGAAGAACTTGCGAGATACCACCAAAAACGCGGGTCTTCTTGACTga